The Microbacterium sp. Nx66 genome contains a region encoding:
- a CDS encoding uroporphyrinogen-III synthase, with amino-acid sequence MTTSESKQDRPLDGWRILVPRGGPWGDSVAASLRNLGAVPVVAPLINFAPTTDQATLDRALEQLAAGEFDWLTVTSATTVDVLFAHRAVVPKTTKIAAVGETTATALQAVGYEVALVPEQDNSAQGMAQQLIALEHEPRRILALRSEIAKPVLSLLLSDAGHDVHGVVAYRTVGVPVTERIRRDVENGRINAILITSGSVAEQVREQFPEIPDETLLAAIGPRTAKDAERAGLPVSVVADRQTIDALIEAVSQFTLPHAADEFAP; translated from the coding sequence ATGACCACTTCTGAAAGCAAGCAGGACCGACCGCTGGACGGCTGGCGCATCCTCGTGCCCCGTGGCGGACCCTGGGGCGACAGCGTCGCCGCGAGTCTCCGGAACCTCGGGGCCGTTCCCGTCGTCGCCCCGCTCATCAACTTCGCGCCCACGACGGACCAGGCGACGCTCGACCGGGCGCTGGAGCAGCTCGCGGCCGGTGAGTTCGATTGGCTGACCGTCACGAGCGCGACCACGGTGGACGTGCTGTTCGCCCACCGCGCCGTCGTGCCGAAGACCACGAAGATCGCGGCCGTCGGCGAGACGACGGCCACGGCGCTGCAGGCCGTGGGCTACGAGGTCGCCCTGGTGCCGGAACAGGACAACTCCGCGCAGGGCATGGCGCAGCAGCTCATCGCCCTGGAGCACGAGCCGCGCCGCATCCTGGCGCTGCGCAGCGAGATCGCCAAGCCCGTCCTCAGCCTCCTCCTTTCCGACGCGGGGCACGACGTGCACGGCGTCGTCGCCTATCGCACGGTCGGCGTCCCGGTGACGGAGCGCATCCGCCGCGATGTCGAGAACGGCCGGATCAACGCGATCCTCATCACCAGCGGTTCGGTGGCCGAGCAGGTGCGGGAACAGTTCCCCGAGATCCCGGACGAGACGCTGCTCGCGGCGATCGGTCCCCGCACGGCGAAGGACGCCGAGCGTGCCGGTCTCCCCGTCTCGGTGGTCGCCGACCGGCAGACCATCGATGCGCTGATCGAAGCCGTCTCGCAGTTCACCCTTCCGCACGCGGCAGACGAGTTCGCGCCGTGA
- the hemC gene encoding hydroxymethylbilane synthase, whose translation MSTPIRLGTRRSALAQAQSGHVAAALEKVTGRRVELVPITSEGDTNRASLSEIGGLGIFATRLREALLAGECDFLVHSLKDLPTAVPESLVIAATPRREDARDVVLTRHGIPLHELPAGSAVGTGSPRRIAQVHRRAPRAHVVDIRGNVDSRLSRVASGELDAVILAAAGLSRLGTDSPLHREELGLAEWPTAPGQGSLAVETRADAPEELRAALSALDHRETRLAITVERAILEGLDAGCQAPMAAHAVVQGAEIRVRTVVYAPDGGRRIGLDVTEALNGEYIHRNGSGNGADAADGADPMHAAREFGLAVARRLLDQGAADLVPQEQSELS comes from the coding sequence ATGAGCACCCCCATCCGTCTCGGCACCCGTCGCAGCGCGCTCGCGCAGGCGCAGTCGGGCCACGTCGCCGCAGCGCTCGAGAAGGTCACCGGCCGGCGCGTCGAGCTCGTCCCGATCACCAGCGAGGGCGACACCAATCGCGCCTCGTTGTCGGAGATCGGCGGCCTCGGCATCTTCGCCACCCGTCTCCGTGAGGCCCTCCTCGCCGGCGAGTGCGACTTCCTCGTGCACTCCCTCAAGGATCTCCCGACCGCGGTGCCGGAGTCGCTCGTCATCGCCGCGACGCCCCGACGGGAGGATGCCCGCGACGTGGTGCTCACCCGACACGGCATCCCGCTGCATGAGCTGCCGGCCGGGAGCGCGGTGGGCACCGGGTCGCCCCGCCGCATCGCGCAGGTCCACCGTCGTGCGCCCCGCGCTCACGTCGTGGACATCCGCGGCAACGTCGACTCCCGGCTCTCCCGCGTCGCGTCCGGCGAGTTGGACGCCGTGATCCTCGCCGCCGCCGGGCTCTCGCGGCTGGGCACCGATTCGCCCCTGCATCGCGAGGAGCTCGGTCTCGCGGAATGGCCGACGGCGCCGGGCCAGGGGTCGCTGGCAGTCGAGACGCGGGCGGATGCCCCGGAGGAGCTGCGCGCGGCGCTGTCGGCGCTGGACCACCGCGAGACGCGGCTCGCGATCACGGTCGAGCGGGCCATCCTGGAGGGCCTGGACGCCGGTTGTCAAGCCCCCATGGCGGCGCACGCCGTCGTCCAGGGGGCAGAGATCCGCGTCAGGACAGTGGTCTACGCCCCGGACGGGGGTCGCCGGATCGGTCTGGACGTCACGGAAGCCCTGAACGGGGAGTATATTCATCGGAACGGCAGTGGCAATGGTGCGGATGCTGCCGATGGTGCAGACCCGATGCACGCAGCGCGTGAGTTCGGGCTCGCTGTTGCCCGTCGGCTGCTCGATCAAGGGGCGGCCGACCTCGTCCCTCAAGAGCAATCCGAATTGTCATGA